One window from the genome of Bubalus kerabau isolate K-KA32 ecotype Philippines breed swamp buffalo chromosome 17, PCC_UOA_SB_1v2, whole genome shotgun sequence encodes:
- the LOC129631410 gene encoding zinc finger protein 211-like isoform X2, with protein sequence MAAAALSAPHQGSVTFEDVAMYFSWEEWCLLDEAQIQLYLDVMLENFALVCMLGTWRGVQDEETPSEQSESVEGVSQIRTPRAGLSPEKVQLCKMCIPVLRDILHLAEEQGTNSGQKAYTCGSCGKQFYFTANIQQHQKQHIGENPLCCIMERPSFLKNCTVLASGNLSTFMELGNEFMANMGAQPQATNTRKKLNNSKECEAVFHSGKSHQSWGEGKIVSSHTDILVQDERVLTSEGFCKFNTREKASTQRNTLIHHQKVHARERRYECSHCGKLFSHKSSFLAHQRFNCGGMLYDCSECGKSFSRRKYLIAHRKIHTGEKPYECEECNKSFIQKWNLMQHQRVHTGEKPYQCNQCGKFFAHKSNFLAHERLHTGENPYECSRCGKALTTSSGLYYHLRVHTGERPYECSECGKSFTTWSILSNHRRIHSGERPFECSSCGKFFSRNEQLSAHMNVHTGEKPYECSKCGKSFTSRSNLCNHWRRVHTGERPYKCSECGKCFTSSSSLLRHQRVHSGERPYECSECGKSFVAMSGLRYHQRVHSGEQPYECSECGKSFTAGWSLRDHQRVHTGERPYKSTQCGKHFISCSSLLHHHRVHT encoded by the exons GTACTTGGCGTGGAGTTCAGGATGAGGAGACACCTTCTGAACAGAGCGAATCTGTAGAAGGAGTGTCACAGATTAGGACTCCCAGGGCAGGTTTGTCTCCTGAGAAGGTCCAGCTTTGTAAGATGTGCATCCCAGTTTTGAGAGACATTTTGCACTTGGCTGAAGAGCAAGGAACAAATAGTGGGCAGAAAGCATATACATGTGGGTCATGTGGGAAACAGTTCTATTTCACTGCAAACATTCAGCAGCACCAGAAGCAGCACATTGGAGAGAATCCCTTATGCTGTATCATGGAGAGACCCTCATTTTTGAAGAACTGTACAGTTCTTGCATCAGGGAATCTCTCTACCTTCATGGAACTTGGGAATGaattcatggcaaatatgggAGCTCAGCCACAGGCCACTAATACCAGGAAGAAACTGAACAATAGTAAGGAATGTGaagctgtttttcacagtggGAAAAGTCATCAGAGCTGGGGAGAAGGCAAGATAGTCTCCAGCCACACAGACATACTTGTTCAGGATGAGCGAGTCCTCACTAGTGAAGGGTTTTGTAAGTTCAATACACGTGAGAAAGCCAGCACCCAAAGAAATACCCTCATTCATCATCAGAAAGTTCATGCTAGAGAAAGGCGTTATGAatgcagccattgtggaaaattATTTAGCCACAAATCCAGTTTCCTTGCACATCAGAGATTTAACTGTGGAGGGATGCTTTATGACTGCAGTGAATGTGGAAAATCCTTTAGCCGAAGGAAATACCTCATTGCCCATAGAAAAATccacactggagaaaagccttaTGAGTGCGAGGAATGTAATAAATCTTTTATCCAAAAGTGGAACTTAATGCAACATCAGagagttcacactggagaaaagccttaTCAGTGCAACCAATGTGGAAAATTTTTTGCCCACAAATCCAATTTCCTTGCACATGAAAGACTTCACACTGGAGAAAACCCTTATGAGTGCAGCAGATGTGGCAAAGCTCTTACTACTAGCTCTGGTCTCTATTATCATCTGAGAGTTCACACTGGGGAAAGGCCTTatgagtgcagtgaatgtggaaAGTCATTCACTACTTGGTCCATCCTTTCTAATCATCGGAGAATTCACAGTGGAGAAAGACCTTTTGAGTGCAGTTCCTGTGGGAAATTCTTTAGCCGCAATGAACAGCTAAGTGCACATATGAATgttcacactggagaaaagccttaTGAGTGCAGTAAATGTGGGAAGTCTTTTACAAGTAGATCGAACCTTTGTAATCATTGGAGA agagttcacactggagaaaggccCTATAAGTGCAGTGAATGTGGAAAATGTTTTACTAGTAGTTCGAGCCTTCTTCGTCATCAGAGAGTTCACAGTGGAGAAAGGCCTTatgagtgcagtgaatgtgggaaatcttttGTTGCTATGAGTGGCCTCCGGTATCATCAGAGAGTTCACAGTGGAGAACAACCTTatgagtgcagtgaatgtgggaaatcttttaCTGCAGGGTGGAGCCTTCGTGATCATCAGagagttcacactggagaaaggccTTATAAGAGCACTCAATGTGGGAAGCATTTTATTAGTTGCTCGAGCCTTCTTCATCATCACAGAGTTCACACTTAA